The sequence gaggattgttttagcaattctgggtttcttgttattccatacgaagttgacaatttttctttccaagtctgtaaagaattgtgttggcaattggatggggattgaattaaatctgtagattgcttttggtaagatggccatttttactatgttaatcctgccaagccatgagtatgcgagatctttccatcttctgatatcttattctaattctttcttcagagacttgaaatatttttcatacaagtctttgacttgcttggttagtttacaccaaggtactttatgtcatttgtggctattgtgaagggtgttgtttccctaattcctttctcagccctttttgtcttttgtgtacaggagggctactcattttttttttttttgagttaattttgtatctagccactttgctgaaggtgtttatcagctgtaggagttccctggtagagtttttggggtcactcacgtatactatcatgtcatctgcaaagagtgataatttgacttcttcctttccaatctgtatccccttgatctccttcaactgtcttattgctctagcaaggacttccagcactatgttgaagagatatggagagagtgggcagccttgtcttgtccctgatttcagtgggattgctttaagtttctctccgttcagtttgatgttggctataggattgctgtatatcgcctttactatgtttaggtatgtgccttgtatccctgatctctccaagactttaaacatgaatggatgttggattttgttaaatgctttttcagcatctagagagattatcatgtggttttctatttttctttcagtgtctaTTTTAAGACTTCAACTTACATCTTCATGCTTGTAACACAAATACTGAACTATCACTCtttcccagtttaaaaaaaaaaccaaaaaactaccATCAGCCCTAATATATGTGAGCTGATGTTGATTTATAGAATGGAGTTGAGtatctttttttatcttttagctaaaagtgtcatatattttgatcatgttttcccccTACCTTAATTCCTAACAAGATCCTTCCAATGCTTCCCCCAACACTGAATATCATTCCAGTGTCTTTTGTCCTATCAGTCTTAATTAAGCAGCAGTTTATAAACCTTTACCGTGAAAGGgaaaccaaaaatattttaagtatgttGTCCCAGAATGAATTCTGCCATTGTAGCTGTGGCTGCATACCAATAGAATGCTATAAAAGCATGTATCAAGCAATATTTGAGGCCAGGTTCATAGTTAGCACAGGAATACTTAGGCTAACTTTGGCATTTCTTTGGTGGGTATGTGAACTGTTGGAGGGCAAGGGCTGTCTTGCTACCTCCAGTTTCCTTTGATAGAGCTAAGACTTTCTCTCCTCCCATGAAGAAGAAAGCAGGTGGCTTATGTGTTCCCTGCTACAGAATCTCAAAGGAGTCACTGGGAGACAGATTGCCTtcacctccttccctcccttctagGTCTGCTTAGGGCATGCTGAAAATTTTCTCTACAGGAACTCTCAGTCCCCACTGAGCTGATGTGAACAATCCCCCTGGGGATGAGCATGGAGGAGATATAGCTGGCAAAGGGAGATCTCTACTTTGGCCATCACTGTGTGGAACCTTCCACGGTCAATGGCTAAGCCAGGCTGAAGAACGGAGCATACCAGAATGGGAGACTCTAGTGTCTTCCAcggtgcttcttttctttttcaccgTTTCTATTTGtgcttatgtgtgcatgtacacacatggtCAGGTGCACCCTCCTGTGAGTGCACGTGTGCAGGCTGGAAGAGGACAGCAGGTATCTTCCTCAATAgctttccaccttattttgttgaggcaaggtttctcagtTCCCTGAAGCTCATTGCTTTTGGCTAGGGGGCCAGCAAGTCCCagcattcctcctgcctctcttcccCACTCCCAGCACTAGCATTACAAGCATGTacaaccatgcccagctttttatgtgggtgctggagatttgaacaCAGGTCCGGATGCTTGTACAATTGCTCTTATTCACTGAGTCATTTCCCCAGCTCTATTTGTACTTTTGCAACCCTTCAGATAAGAAACATCAGATTACAGCCTGCTGTCCGGTAGGCTTAGGTACTCTTAGTTTTATCAGGCTGGCTGAATAGGAATGTGAAAGGTGAGGTTTTTTTGGCCTCAAGAGAGATAAAACAAGTGGTCCCCATCCTGGTTCTGAGCTCCCTCAGGTGGCTAATGTGTGAACTGttagctttttttccccctaaaaaaaaacaactcctcaAGTCTTGGCATACTTAGTGGGTACCTTACCCCAGAATAGGGAAGGAGTAAAAAGTCCTTGGCCTCTGAGTAGCGAGGACTTCTATAATGCTTGTTGGGCAGTTGGAAGAATGCTTATTATGTGATTGAGAGCACAATTAGATGGACATGCAGGAAGTGAGGGGAGCTATAAGGAAGAAAATATGGTGGAGACAGAGTCTGAAAGAAAATTAGCTGCTGCCTCCCCCAGAGTGAGCTGTATGTCAGGTATGAAAGAATGCTGCCGAGGAAGTCAGTGGAGGGTGGCACAAGCTGCACTCCTGGAgatggaaggagctgggagagggagagggtaTGGAGGGAAGACTAGcatgtgtttcctcacagcaaacCTGGAACCTTTGAAGGGCAAAGGCCATTTCAGTCTTTAGCAGGGGTTCCATCACTACCATTTTGGAGTCGTGGACCCCACAGCAGAACGGCTAGTGCAGAGACTTGCACACAGGGATGCCTACTAACCCTTGGTTTTGCAGTTTGCCCCCAGCTGCTGAGCCCCAATTCCCTGGCTTTTAATTTCTATAGGTCACGGTCTTGTCTGGCACACTGGTGTAAGATACATGCTGAAAGGTTAACTTATGTTACTCAAAGGCTGTAGACCTTATACATGCATGCTGGGACTGTGGCTCTGCTCTATCCAACCCGGCTGGCTGTTCCCTTTGTGGTCACTGCTGTTCCTCTAGGACACCAAGTCAGGAAGGAGCATCACCTCTGCTTAATGAACACCCACTCTGTGCTGGCAGGAACACTGGCTGGCTTTGCGCCTGAAAGAATTTCTGGCCTGGTGGAAGTGGGAGAATGCAAAGGCAGGGAACACATGAAATGAGGTGAAGGTCAAGAGACACAGGCTGGGCTTCTGGGAAGGAAAGGACTGGCTACTCCAGACCTGGAGACACAGCCACAAAAGTGCAATCTGCAATCAGGATAATATGAGCAAGTACGTGTTTGACAGAGTCATGGCACAGTTTCGTTGGCATCCAGCACATCTTAGTCTAATGGTAGAAGTGGAAAGGTAGGCTGGAGAATATTGCCACCTGCTAAACCACTATTAGTAATGAAGCAGAATCCAGAACTGTTTCAGCTTTGACCTACCCAGTGTAGAGATTGGACTGGAAGACGGGACAGATCAGCTTGCTGTCACAGCACACCTGACTCAGGTGTTAGATGGGCCAGGAAGAACTAGGTCAGAGCTATAGAGATGAGGAAAGGGACTGAAATGGGAGACACACAGGGAGTTAACTGCTCCCCTCTAGCCCTGATTCTCCAGAGAAAGGACTGCATGGGAGAGGCATGCTCTAGGCATCTACTGTAGGCCATTAGTCATCAGGAATGAAACAGGTGGTGTAACCCCACTCGGCCTGTGATGAGAGCAAGCTGTGTCTTGTACTGGCTGAGGTGAGGCTCTAGCTGGACCCAGTGACCTGGGGAGGAGACTTTCGTGGTTGGAACTATCTGCAGGGCTTGCGGACATGGGGCCAGGCCCACCCTAAGTCTCAGTTCGGCCTGTTTGGGTGTGGCCTGAGCCTGAAGTTTCCTGGCAGGTTGCACTTCCTCCAAATGACTACAGGGAGCAGTGGGCCTGAGTGGGGAATGCAGGAAAGAGTGGCCAGCTGGGAACTAAGGGTCTATCTGGAGGACTTCCCAGTATCTTTCTAATTACCTCACCTCATCTTTTAGGTCTGAGAGGACACTATTTCCCGTTTTAACCTATACCAGGTTCACTCACAGGCCCATCTCCTGCCCGTGACACTCTATACTCTTctctcttttataatttatttacttgtattttatgtacattggtgttttacttgcaagtatgtctgtgtgaggatggcagatcccctggaactagagttagagacagttgtgaggtgccacgtggacactgggaattgaacccatgtcctctggaagaacagccaatgctctcaactgcttagccatctctccagctcctacgtttctctttaagaaaagaactttttattttatttattcatttatttttacatcGGAGTGTTTTGCTGGCACGCATGTATGTACGTGCATTacatgtatgcctggtacccatggaagccagaatgggcatcagatcccaatgaactggagctacagatccTTGTGAGCCACCCtatgggtactgagaactgaactgggTCCTATGCAAGACCAACCAGTGCTGTTTAACACTGAGCCATAGTCTTAGACCCAATCATCCCCTTTTGAATTTAGAACACATCTCTGTTATACTCAGTTGTGTGACCCTGTAACAATGTCCATGCCAGGCAGGCAGGATCACTGTCTGTTATGCTCACTACAGAAGCTCAGAGCAGAATCCAGTGGAAATGTGTGGActacacaagcaaacaaaagtcaTAGTTTGAGTCTTGAATATTCCCTACAGGTCTGTATGTTGAAGGCTTGGACTCCATCCCATGGAAGTGGTGGGCCCTTTAACAGATGTGTCCtagtgggaggaaatgaggtcTTTGAGGTTATGCCCTTGATCGAGACAGGGCAACACAGTCTCAAAAGCAACAGCGCCAACTGACCACAGAGTAAATTCTTTAAAACTATGTGCCCAAACAAACATTTCCTCCTCTCAAGTTGTttatgtcaggtattttgtcagtGCCAGAAGGCTTACAAAACAGAGAGAAGAATAGAGTGGACAATTGAGCTTGTCGAGGGAGGTCTTTGGTCCAAGAGCAGTTACCATTTTAAGGCATATCATTCTTGGTGTTTGCTGGCTAAGTGTACTGCCTTCTCATCCAGCAGTTCTGAGCACCTCCCAAGGTGCATCTTTCTGTTCTGAGCTGAATTATGATTCCTTTCTAAGTACTTCCACCAAGTGTTCATTTATAACTCATTGTTATGTTACTACTGTCTGGTCTCCCATGAGAGTACTGAGGATTTTCTTGATCCCTGCCCTCCACTGAGTAAATCCTTAATTGTCAAAACCATCACAGGTTGTCTATACCTACAGAATAAAGGTCATTCCCTGCCTCCCGCTTTAGCCTGACTAATGTTCCACTGCGTCCCAAGCTAGCCTTCCCACTTGTATGCTTTACTGAAGTTATACCAGAAAGTGCAAGATACACTATTATTTCATATACGGTCTAGGAACACATGCTGCTGAAAGCTGTTGACTATGAGGCTGGCCTCTTCAGTCTGAAATGCCAGTTGGTGGCTCTGTACTCACCGACCATTTCTCCATTCCTTCCAGGTTTAACCTCAGGGCATCTCCTGTTCTGAAGAAGTCCTGTCACTTCACTTTGTCTTACATAAGTGCATTAAtgcatcattttaaaatcatacttCAGGAGTTTATGAATGTAACTCCATTATTGTAAGCTTTGTGGGCAAAAGCAGCATCTTAATTACATTCATATTCAAATGACTCGGCAGCTTAGCATGGTCTTTCCCCAGGCAGAGCTAATAAGCCAGCAATGCAAACTGTATGGCTTTTAgatctttatttgtatttttctcgAATTGCCTTCATGGCATTacacagtgatttaaaaaaaaaaaaaagaagaaaaagaagatcttAGAATTCTTCAGAAATACATTTCAGTGAgttcagagaacagaaaaagctGGATGTTTGGATCGGCTGTACTCTTTGGAAGGTGGCCAGATATGTTTTGTGAAGTGAGCTGCAAGGATGTCTGCATTCTGCATCGACTCATGGAAGACTTTCTCTCAAACATCATGGAGGTAAAGGAGGCCACCGTCCTCGGCTTATTTCCAACCAGCCAAGCATCCCATGTTAATTAGGAGCTGACCAGCTGACACAGCACACACTGTACCATATTAGCACACACTGCATCACCACTGACCAATAAAGACCTCCACCAGATACAGTGGATAAAAGGAAATGTTTCATGGAAAAACAATGCAGGCAGACAGTGCAACCACCTTTGAAAGAGACCCTGACAGCAGGCAAGGGAACAAGGAACCATTTATAGATTTATCCTTAGGGATTGGGGATTAGCGATTACAGTCAtcaatatttctattttattgtgaACCTACGAAATATATGTCTGAAGTCTTATTCTGTGATTACAAtctctggttttacttcaatTCTTAAGACCTTGAATgaagtcttgtggctttcacttTGGTGTTGGTCTACTTAGTGTTGTCTTAATGATCCCAGGAGAGATTagtagggggaggagagagaaagaccaaaGCAGTAGGACAGGTGTCTGCTTGCTTTGAGAAGTCCAATGCTTTTTTGGAAGACATGTCTCCTTTCGTCACTGCAGTGTCATGTGGGGGACTCAGGTACGCTACCATCTAACCAGCAAGGGACTCACAGCTCAGAAGAAACTCCCTTAAGGATATTGGCTCATCAGAACAAAGAAGGGAAAGTTATTAGTGAGGTCACTGGGGAACCTCACTTGTCCTTCCGCAGGTAGTGAAAACTTTGCACAGTCCTTTCCACGGCGTCATCCATGGTGACCAGTGGCTGGTACCCAATGTGTTTTTTGGCTTTCTCACAACTGTAGTAATGAAATGTGCCAGCCAGTGCCACGCGCATTGGTGTAAAAGTTGGCTGGATTTGGACGAGAGGACTGACCACCATCACCAGCAGAGACAGCAGGAAAGCAAGGTAGTAGGCCACCCAGTAGGGGATGTGGTACTTGGGGGGCTCATAATTGAGGCCTGTCAGAATGCGGGACAGGAACGTCCAGAAAGGAATTGGCTCATCATTGGTAATGTGAAATGCCTGGTAAAGGAACACAGAGTTAGAGAGCCCTGCACAGCTGCTGGAACAAACAGGCCAACATGGGTCCCCAAGCTCAGCTAGCTGCTGGCTCCACCTACAACTCTTTCTGTGGAAAAGCAAGGGCACACTGGCTTCCTACCTGCCCCATCTCTTTTGCAGGGGCACTAAACGGTGTGGGGTGTGGTTGTGTTATTAGGCCTCACAAGCCTAGTGGTGGAGTGTATAACAGTCTGTCTTAGACTCGCAGAATGGGCAGTGTTTAATTAAGGGCAGAGAGGGGCAGTGCTACAAAGTCTGCAAAAAGGCCATGTCTTTAAGTGAACTTCAGCTTGCTCTTAGGCAGTTACATTTGGTTTTATCTTTGCATGGAACAAATGTTCCATATTAGATCTTTCAACCCACAAAGTATATGCATCCCATTTCCAACCACCCCCAAAGTAGTAAGTGAGAAAATGGAAAAGGTCCAGGGCGAGAAAAGAGTACTGAGTGCTCAGGGTGCATCACAAGGACAATAGTGAGCCTGAGAAATGGGAGGCCAGGTGCCAGTAACCCAGTAGGTTTTCTCAACTCAGTTGCCTTTTGGAGGTCAAATGTTAGGAGACTCATATACATCACTTGTTACAGGAGTGCAAGCCTGAGTAATATGAGCCACACGTGcttgggaagggaggatgggtcTGAAATATAAGGAGGACAAAAGTGAGGAGCAAACATCTACCCTAAGGAACAGGTGACCATGCTTGGAGTGAGCACTGAGGTCTAGAGAATAAAAGCCCGAGGGTTGGGTCTATCCTGGCTATTGGCTCCTGGATTTGGGCTGTCCAAAGTAATAAGATGCTGCAATGATGCAGAACTTCCCAGCAGGACCTGAAGTGCTGAGAGAAGCAAGTGTCTTACCTTCCCACCTAGACCTGCATCTTCACCGAGGTGCTCAGCAGACAGGATATGTCCGTGAACCACATTCTCCACAAAAGTGAAGTCCACCAGGTTCTCCCCATTTCTGTAGGTACAAAGGAAGTATTTTAGTTGTGCTGAGTCCCACAAAGCCCCAGCACTGAGACTCAACAGATTAacccactttttcttttcctttcttttttttcttcgaaacagggtttctctgtgcagccctagctgtcctggacttgctgtttagaccaggttggcctcgaactcacagcaaatctgcctccctctgcctctcagagtgctgggattacaggcatacaccactaaGCCCGGGTCACTAACCCACTTAACCTCAGCAGTGCCTGCCTCTCCTATACCTGAATGATTGCAACAGGTAATGAAATGTGGCCATGAAGAACTACTGGGACCTGTGGGTGCAGTGAAATACTGAATGTGAGAGCATGGTGTCCTGCATGGCCCAGCAGGACCTGCAACAGTGTGTCTTCTTTGGCTCTGATCTGGGGTATAGATCTTGAAAACATGCCCAGGATACACCATGCCAATGGTCTTCAAGTTTTCTAGCACTGCCTCTGTAATCCATCAGTCTTAACTCAGGGTATCAGTGAGATTTAGTAAGCACAGGAAGACAAGACAcagggataaagaaaaaaaatataaaagaaaaggcACTGGGTGTagttgcacatgcctttaatcccagcactcagggaggcagaggcaggcagatctctgtgagttctgggccagcttgctctacagagagagttccagggcagccaaggctacacagagaaacactgtctcaaaaaaaaaatgttcagcagCCAGCCACACCTGTTGTCatcctttccattttttaatgCACTAACTCCCTTCTATATTCAAGGAGTCAAGGGTCATTGCTTCCCTCCAGATCCTCAACTTCTTTAATTTCTAAACAGGATTGCACAACTTTTCCCAGTGTACGTGAAAGAGTATACAGCACTGAATAATATCCTTCCAAAACTTATGCCACTCTGGAAATTGTGGAGGTGACCTCATGCTGAAAGGGAGACTTTACAGATGAAGTCAGTAATGGACAGACATCTTAGTTCAATGCTGATATCTTTATAAGAAAGGGAAAGTTTCCCACAGATAGCATAGATAGTCTTATGTAGAAGCAGGAGTGATGCAGTGGCATGCAAGGAGCTAGAAAGAGAAGCCCACAGAGGCCTTGGACATATTCTCCTCACAGCAGCCAGAAGGAACCAGTCCTGTCAACAGCTGCATTTCAGACTCCTATTTCCATAACTGAAAATCAATTTGTGTTGTATTAAAAACTGTGGGAATTTGATACAGCAGTTCCAGGAGGACATAGAGGACAACAGAGAAGGACACATGTACGTTCTGCATGTTTGTGTTCACTCAATATTCTTGTTAAAACCTAATCCCCCATGTGCTGGTGTTCAGATGTGGAAACTTTACAGGGTAATTAGAACATGCAAGCACTGCCCCCATGAATGGGATCTTATTAAAGAGGCTTTGAGGGAACCTGTTTGTCCCTTGGGCCACATAAAGATAAACAGCAGGTAAAAGACTAGACTCTTAGCAAACAGCAGTTTTGCTGATGGCTAATCTTGGACTTCGTAGTTACTAGACTATACTATTGTGTTATTGTTAAGCCTGAACAGACACAGACAGTTATACAGTGCAGCTTGGCACTGtctaattattttctgtgtgtgtgttcacacggTCAGAAGGGGACAGAGAGCAATGGGAGCTGCCTTACCCAATCATGAACTTCATTTTGCCCTTTCTAGCGGCATCAATTAGGATGGGGACCAACTGAGGGTCCCTTGGGCCAAAAATGCCATGAGGACGGATGGCTATGGTTAAAAACTTCTTCTTGGGGTTGTTGGCATCCAGTACTGCCTGAAAaagagcaggagagaaagaggccACTGTAAGACTTTTCCTGAGCTGAGATCATACCTAATTGTGTGTGCAGTATTCCCATTAGGAGACAGACTGATGACTGTGCAAACCACTGGACAGCTGTCTACCTTGGAACATCTCACACTGCAActcttgatcccatctgtcaATGACAAACCACCAATGCAGGAGGAAACTGGCCAACACCTGCTAGGGTGAAATCTGAAAGCTAAGGTTGGGTTCAATGGCTATGTGAAGTGCGGCCAGTGGGTACATCCTGGATTCAATTTATGGAAACAGTCTGAAATTTCCAGTTAATGAGGTAGCCTTGAGCCTCCAGAAAGGCTGCTACCACCAAGAGTTCCTGAATTCGGTGCCATGTACAGGTTTCAAGAATAATCATGCACCAAATGTAACAAATGGTTCAGTCGACAACAGACACATAGTTGGGGAGGTGCCTCAGTCAGCAAATCTCTTTCTTGCAAGCACAAGGACACAATCCCCAGAAGCCATGTCATAATGTGTGGAGATGCTTATAATCTCATGGCTGTGGAGACTGACACCTGAGGATACCTGAAGCTTGCTGGACAACCAGTTCAGTCTAATTGGCAACTTCTAGGCCAAtgaaggaccctgtctcaaaggaggtggaCAACATTTTAGAAGATGACACCTGTCTCAATACAAGCATACACACGTCCAGACACGTCCGTTACTGTGTAGActtgcacatatacacaaagacaCGTAGCTGTCTGAGTTTGTTGAGGTATACTCTATGTTCCCACAATAACAAGTCAGTCAATAATGCATTTCTCTGAATCTATCTCTATCCTTATGAAGCATGACTATATGAAGAAACATATTTTGCTTCATAAGTAATTTCCCAAATGATTTGTTATAATGTTAGTAAAAACAGGGAGGCAAAATTAGTCTACAGATTATAATCCGAGTCACTTTAAGCTAGCTATAAACTGAGTGTATGGCAATCACAGCTTCCTGAACCCATGGCACTTAAAATGCTGCTAAGTGTCTGTGGTGCTGAAGGGAATGACCATGCCTTCAATTGGCCTCTATCATGGCTAGCTCTATTACTAAAGAGAAGGGAGTTTGAGGATGTTTTTAGACTAATCCCAAAGATAACTCGTTATTATTAAGAGGGTTTAAAATGGTGTTCATCCACAAAACAAGGCAAGTTACTGTTGGAGTCACCTCCAGTTCTCCTGACTTCTCGTTCAGTACCCAAAACTTCATGCCAGTGACATATTGACAGCCAGAGCTCAGACAACAGTGCACAGGGCATCTTGAGGCTAGCTGAGGACACGCTCTACTGTGATTTCCATGTGACTGTGTTCTGTGCTGAGCTGGAAGTGAGAATAGTCAGAGCAGTAAGACCCATGCCAGCTCAGCATAGAGCTTCAGTTTATGAGTACCAGCTTGCAGATCAAAGCACAGTATGTGATTTGCTGCAAAGGCCTAAGAAATTTAACTCCACAGCTGCCCAAATGACTTTGGGTGCTTGGTGGAACCCCAGTCTACAGTATGGGATTCCCAGTGTCCCTGTAACATAATCACATGGAAACTATGGGCTCCCTGATGAAGACTCTGGATCCGTCTGTGAATCAGTGCATTTTCCCATAATAGAGAGATGGTAAGATCATTTTGGAGTGTAAAGGAAGTAGTCTCCAGAAAATACTGAGAACATTATCTGGCCACAGTAAGTTACATCTCATGCTGGGAACTCAGGCCTCAAAATACTAACTTCCCCATGTTCACAGATATTTTTCTTATAAACGGAGACACTTGAAGTAACTGCTCGTTTAACTGACTTTAAAGCACATACTTTCTCCTGTAAGATCTTGGTCTCTGTGTAGTAGTCAATGGGCTTCACAGCATAAGGGAGGTCTTCAGTTCCATTTTTTATGTCAACACCCTCAAAGACGACACTGGCACTGCTGGTTAAAATGAGTTTCTGGTAGAAAAACATTGAAAGGAAAACACAAGTCAGGAGTTATTGCTATTTCCAACAAGAGATGTATAAAATCTTTGTGAAGTACAGTATACTATCACTGAGTGGGCATTACAGACAGAACATATTTcatccttatgaaagaagactTGCTGGGTggtgctggtgcatgcctttaatctcagcactcaggaggcagaggcaggtggatctctgagtttgaggccagcaaggTCTACAGAGAGTACagtacagccagggttacacagagaaaccctgtctggaaaaaacaaaccagGGGAATCCAAGATGTTGGTGTCCAGAGCACAAGGTGTCTGACGAGCAGGACAGCAGAGAGTGCACAgccaccaacagaccaaactctgggccctaaaacaccagcgattatgtttcccaggtgacagGAAACCCCAAGGTGTGGGAAGCATCCAGATCCAATCTCagctcacccagctaaaccttggaagagttcctgggtccaagAGTTCCAGGGTTGTGGCAGGCACTCTGTTGCCAGCCTAGAGCTACAcgcctgcatgctctgatcaccatctcagactgaactgtgggccttgcaacaccagagactgggttttccagtGGAGAGAAtaccccacggtgaaggaagcaatcaccACAGACcgatctcaggtcacccagacaacccCCGGGGAaaaggtcccaggctctggcaggcgcccagttgccagcccagagacacactCTTGTGCTTGTGACTCACTGTCACAGAAAAACTGTGGGCCCCCAAGCACCAGAAACCGCGTTTCCCTGTCGGGAGTAACCCCACAGTGGAGGAAACATCAGGTGAGACCTCAAGGGCACCTAGCTAATACCAGGAAAATTTTCTGGGTTTCCACAGGCTCCGGGTTCTAGCCTccagccacacacctgtgtgctgCGCTcatctgccactgattaccacttgggtactgtggcacagagctccaacctctccaacctcagacctacagaagcctgagatccacaggatcagcccccagatacacCTCCATGGTGAAGCTTCTCTCCCTAGCTAGACAGAGCAAACCTCGTGGCTCCCTGATTTTTCAAGAGGCTTGCACCCAGCAAACACaatgtaagagcagcagcagcatcacactgaattcagagcaagaaacccgtTGGCAGGGCACCTGTCTCCAGGACTACTTCTGGTGGGAGGATAGCCCACACTGACTACTAACAACCTCAGTTACCACACAGGACCACACAACTGaggagagctgtggcaattcctgagaattACCGGCCATTAGATGACCATACCGAAAAAGCTgaagaggcctccttcaggaatgACCATCTTCCTGGCAAGGggattcctccccccccccaatcccaGGATTCCGGCAGGCAcaagaaactaacagccaacacctgagactgcCACATGGATAGAGGCCCACACaaaagtacaaccaacaaaagccaaagcaatttGGCATCTGCAGAATACAGTTATCCAGGGGAAAGTAGCCATAGATATGCTAAcgtaagtgaaattcaagaagatgaccttaaatctatgcttatgaagactAGAGTGGAGGAAACAAACTAAAtgggtaaagaaatagaggaagataaagtcaaagagattatggccattcataaataaatacaggaagatgcagccaaaggGTTTTTGGCCTTTAAAGAGTAAATAATTAAATcagggaaagaaataaaagaaatagaggaaagttcaaacaaacaggtgaaggaattgaaggaaaagcaggaaaacacaaagaacaggcgaaggaaaacaacaaaagagtt is a genomic window of Meriones unguiculatus strain TT.TT164.6M chromosome X unlocalized genomic scaffold, Bangor_MerUng_6.1 ChrX_unordered_Scaffold_30, whole genome shotgun sequence containing:
- the Nsdhl gene encoding sterol-4-alpha-carboxylate 3-dehydrogenase, decarboxylating isoform X2 produces the protein MEKAVDDVSKKHQVTGPCLTVSISNAKKCTVIGGSGFLGQHMVEQLLERGYAVNVFDIRQGFDNPKVQFFIGDLCSQQDLYPALKGVSTVFHCASPPPSSNNKELFYRVNVIGTKNVIETCKEAGVQKLILTSSASVVFEGVDIKNGTEDLPYAVKPIDYYTETKILQEKAVLDANNPKKKFLTIAIRPHGIFGPRDPQLVPILIDAARKGKMKFMIGNGENLVDFTFVENVVHGHILSAEHLGEDAGLGGKAFHITNDEPIPFWTFLSRILTGLNYEPPKYHIPYWVAYYLAFLLSLLVMVVSPLVQIQPTFTPMRVALAGTFHYYSCEKAKKHIGYQPLVTMDDAVERTVQSFHYLRKDK
- the Nsdhl gene encoding sterol-4-alpha-carboxylate 3-dehydrogenase, decarboxylating isoform X1, yielding MASGRRVDCTNPIMEKAVDDVSKKHQVTGPCLTVSISNAKKCTVIGGSGFLGQHMVEQLLERGYAVNVFDIRQGFDNPKVQFFIGDLCSQQDLYPALKGVSTVFHCASPPPSSNNKELFYRVNVIGTKNVIETCKEAGVQKLILTSSASVVFEGVDIKNGTEDLPYAVKPIDYYTETKILQEKAVLDANNPKKKFLTIAIRPHGIFGPRDPQLVPILIDAARKGKMKFMIGNGENLVDFTFVENVVHGHILSAEHLGEDAGLGGKAFHITNDEPIPFWTFLSRILTGLNYEPPKYHIPYWVAYYLAFLLSLLVMVVSPLVQIQPTFTPMRVALAGTFHYYSCEKAKKHIGYQPLVTMDDAVERTVQSFHYLRKDK